A window of the Carassius gibelio isolate Cgi1373 ecotype wild population from Czech Republic chromosome B16, carGib1.2-hapl.c, whole genome shotgun sequence genome harbors these coding sequences:
- the si:ch211-231m23.4 gene encoding free fatty acid receptor 2, which produces MTNQWVILSVYILTFLIGLPANLLGIYTFFKKLGDKPSPNDILLFNLTASDLVFLLFLPFKMYEAAIGMKWYLSQTLCSIASFVFFTTIYTSSLLLMAVAIDRYLGLGFPFKYRLMRKPLYTAAGSVIVWLVSAAHCSIVFITVHMPDPNATLPKTVCYENFTEKQKKILLPFRLEMFVVLFMLPLLVCIFCYISCICILYSRPHISREKKQRAIGMALCTLTIFLICFLPFNMSHLVGFSSNDSPWWRYYTLLPSTLNTCLDPFVFYLSSYTFRESKTVSLLKRWCIKPKKTKESETELVTVAK; this is translated from the coding sequence ATGACGAACCAGTGGGTGATTTTATCCGTCTACATCCTGACGTTTCTGATCGGCCTTCCTGCCAATCTGCTGGGCATTTACACGTTTTTTAAGAAACTGGGTGACAAACCCAGTCCGAATGATATCCTGCTCTTCAACCTGACGGCTTCTgacttggtcttccttctctttctGCCATTCAAGATGTACGAAGCCGCCATTGGAATGAAATGGTATTTATCCCAGACCCTGTGCTCCATTGCCTCTTTTGTGTTTTTCACCACCATTTACACCAGCTCCCTGTTGCTCATGGCTGTAGCCATTGACCGCTACTTAGGGCTGGGGTTTCCATTCAAATACAGACTGATGCGTAAGCCGCTTTACACCGCAGCAGGAAGCGTCATCGTCTGGCTGGTCAGCGCTGCCCATTGCAGCATCGTATTCATCACTGTCCACATGCCAGATCCCAATGCCACCCTTCCCAAAACAGTCTGCTATGAAAACTTCACAGAGAAGCAAAAGAAGATCTTGTTACCATTTCGACTCGAAATGTTTGTGGTTCTATTCATGCTGCCGCTCTTAGTTTGTATCTTCTGCTATATCAGCTGTATCTGCATCCTGTACAGCAGGCCTCATATTAGTAGAGAGAAAAAGCAACGGGCCATTGGCATGGCGTTGTGCACGCTCACCATCTTCTTAATCTGTTTTTTACCCTTCAACATGTCTCATCTGGTGGGTTTCAGCAGCAACGACAGCCCATGGTGGAGATACTACACGCTCCTGCCCAGCACCCTCAACACCTGTCTGGATCCATTTGTGTTTTACCTCTCCTCTTACACTTTCCGTGAAAGCAAAACGGTTTCTTTACTTAAGAGGTGGTGTATTAAACCTAAGAAGACCAAGGAGAGTGAAACTGAACTTGTGACTGTGGCAAAATGA
- the lim2.5 gene encoding lens intrinsic membrane protein 2.5: protein MYSFMGGGLFCAIVGNILLVVSLATDYWMQYRLSGSFAHQGLWRYCMSGKCYTQTDSIAYWNATRAFMILSAMSCFAGIIAGILSFAHFSAFERFNRSFAAGIMFFISTLFVLLAMAIYTGVTVNFLGKRFGDWRFSWSYILGWVALLMTFFAGIFYMCAYRMHECRRVAAPR, encoded by the exons ATGTACAGCTTTATGGGAGGAGGCTTATTCTGTGCCATTGTGGGCAACATCCTCCTGGTGGTCTCCTTGGCGACAGACTACTGGATGCAGTACAGACTGTCTGGCAGCTTCGCTCACCAGGGCCTGTGGAGATACTGCATGTCTGGCAAGTGCTACACGCAGACCGACAGCATCG CTTACTGGAACGCGACCCGGGCCTTCATGATCCTCTCAGCGATGTCGTGTTTTGCGGGAATCATCGCAGGCATCCTCTCCTTCGCTCACTTCTCCGCCTTTGAGCGATTCAACCGTTCCTTCGCTGCAGGGATCATGTTTTTTATCTCCA CGCTCTTTGTTTTGCTCGCTATGGCCATCTACACCGGGGTGACGGTCAACTTCCTCGGGAAGCGTTTCGGTGACTGGCGTTTCTCATGGTCCTACATTCTGGGCTGGGTGGCTCTGCTCATGACCTTTTTTGCAG gTATATTTTACATGTGTGCCTACAGGATGCATGAATGCCGCAGAGTGGCCGCCCCTCGCTAA